A part of Curtobacterium sp. MCLR17_036 genomic DNA contains:
- a CDS encoding GNAT family protein has product MRLPHDLGDGYGLALRDGSTVEVMHDLTLNELSRLRAWEPWAAPEQTLESAEAYASFAIALYEQGTSLPLMITCGDEPVGSASLRLDRYAGIGELGFWIAAAHEGQGVVTRACEALIDEARAEGLARVEIRTAVLNTRSRAVAERLGFMHEGTLRSALALSPERADVALYGMVLTAGHGAEQDAPAA; this is encoded by the coding sequence ATGCGTTTGCCTCACGACCTCGGCGATGGATACGGCCTTGCTCTGCGTGATGGTTCGACGGTCGAAGTGATGCATGATCTGACCCTCAACGAGCTGTCGCGCCTACGAGCCTGGGAACCTTGGGCTGCTCCGGAGCAGACCCTCGAATCTGCTGAGGCATACGCCTCGTTCGCGATAGCGCTTTACGAGCAGGGCACGAGTCTCCCCTTGATGATCACCTGTGGCGACGAGCCCGTCGGGAGCGCATCGCTACGCCTCGACCGGTATGCCGGCATCGGAGAGTTGGGATTCTGGATCGCTGCAGCGCATGAGGGACAGGGAGTGGTGACCCGGGCATGCGAAGCACTGATCGATGAGGCGCGCGCAGAAGGCTTAGCGCGAGTCGAGATTCGAACGGCGGTTTTGAACACCCGTAGTCGAGCAGTAGCGGAGCGCCTGGGCTTCATGCACGAGGGCACTCTTCGCTCCGCTCTTGCGCTGAGCCCGGAGCGAGCCGATGTGGCCTTGTACGGGATGGTGCTTACTGCCGGTCACGGCGCAGAGCAGGACGCGCCCGCCGCCTGA
- a CDS encoding SDR family oxidoreductase, whose protein sequence is MGQFDGKTILVTGGSTGIGFAAAQRFVDEGGTVYLTGRRQDELSAAVDRLGPRAVGVRGDVADPAGLDEVFATIAQRSGSLDVLFANAGGGTGLATIDEFDAADFDATFGRNVLGTALTVQRALPLMGASASIVITGSTSAATGSPGFGIYSASKAAIRQFARVWAAELAPRGIRVNTVVPGPTDTPGLRGIAKGDPERESALLAQMAADTALGRVGDPAEIAEVVLFLASDRASFVTGSEFLVDGGQVETRTD, encoded by the coding sequence ATGGGGCAGTTCGACGGAAAGACCATCCTCGTCACCGGCGGGAGCACCGGGATCGGCTTCGCAGCCGCGCAGCGCTTCGTCGACGAAGGCGGCACGGTGTACCTGACGGGCCGACGACAGGACGAGCTCAGCGCGGCCGTCGATCGCCTCGGCCCCCGCGCGGTGGGCGTGCGCGGCGACGTCGCCGACCCTGCGGGCCTGGACGAGGTGTTCGCGACGATCGCGCAGCGGAGCGGTTCGCTCGACGTCCTCTTCGCCAACGCCGGCGGGGGCACGGGCCTGGCGACCATCGACGAGTTCGACGCAGCGGACTTCGACGCGACCTTCGGACGGAACGTCCTCGGTACCGCGCTGACGGTCCAGCGAGCACTCCCGCTGATGGGCGCATCGGCTTCGATCGTCATCACCGGCTCGACCAGCGCGGCGACCGGCTCGCCCGGGTTCGGGATCTACTCGGCGAGCAAGGCAGCGATCCGCCAGTTCGCCCGGGTCTGGGCGGCCGAGTTGGCACCCCGTGGGATCCGCGTCAACACGGTGGTGCCCGGCCCGACGGACACACCCGGACTCCGAGGCATCGCGAAGGGCGACCCGGAACGCGAGTCGGCGCTGCTCGCGCAGATGGCAGCGGACACGGCGCTGGGCCGGGTGGGGGACCCCGCCGAGATCGCGGAGGTCGTGCTGTTCCTCGCCTCGGACCGAGCCAGCTTCGTGACCGGGTCGGAGTTCCTGGTCGACGGCGGCCAGGTCGAGACCCGCACCGACTGA
- a CDS encoding TetR/AcrR family transcriptional regulator produces MTETTAWDRQRTAVRDEITRTAVDLFLRQGFEATTVDQILESVGVSRRSFFRYFGTKEDVVLGDLVARGAVIAEALKVRPEDEEPWAAIRAAFTEAGEILTLDRSSMLALGRMLFDTPSLLARHIEKRLRWQGMFVPLIAARLADTDDRDLRAHAIVAAALTCLDAASREWVRGDGQYDLSELYDRAVSAVRA; encoded by the coding sequence ATGACCGAAACGACAGCATGGGACCGCCAGCGAACGGCTGTGCGCGACGAGATCACCCGCACGGCGGTCGACCTGTTCCTCCGGCAGGGGTTCGAGGCGACAACGGTGGATCAAATTCTCGAGAGCGTCGGGGTCTCGCGGCGGTCGTTCTTCCGTTACTTCGGCACGAAGGAGGACGTGGTCCTCGGCGACCTGGTCGCCAGGGGTGCCGTTATCGCCGAAGCGCTGAAGGTGCGCCCGGAGGACGAAGAACCGTGGGCTGCGATCCGCGCAGCGTTCACTGAGGCCGGTGAAATACTGACTCTCGACCGCTCATCCATGCTCGCCCTCGGCCGCATGCTCTTCGACACTCCGTCGCTGCTGGCTCGCCACATCGAGAAGCGGCTCCGTTGGCAGGGAATGTTCGTGCCCCTGATTGCCGCTCGTCTCGCGGACACGGACGACCGCGACCTCCGCGCGCACGCCATCGTGGCTGCGGCGCTTACCTGCCTCGATGCTGCCTCTCGGGAATGGGTGCGAGGGGATGGTCAGTACGACCTCAGCGAGCTCTACGACCGGGCGGTCTCGGCGGTACGCGCGTGA
- a CDS encoding GNAT family protein, translated as MEQWATPSLSNRVARLEPLSLVHAADLARAVSVGALWRTWYTHIPAPEQMHDTIESRLALQRDGRMAPWAVIDVRSDRAVGMTTYCNLDPANRRLESGSTWLGKEAQRTGLNTATKLLLLTRAFEELGCLAVEFRAHWHNHQSRRAIEGLGAKQDGVLRKHTVFENGTIRDTVVYSITDDEWPTVKFALHERLATSAASQ; from the coding sequence ATGGAGCAATGGGCAACCCCGAGCCTGAGTAACAGGGTGGCGCGTTTGGAACCGCTGTCCCTCGTGCACGCGGCAGACCTCGCGCGAGCAGTCTCGGTCGGCGCGCTCTGGCGAACCTGGTACACCCACATCCCAGCGCCCGAGCAGATGCACGACACCATCGAAAGCCGCCTCGCGCTCCAACGCGACGGCCGCATGGCCCCTTGGGCTGTCATCGACGTGCGTAGCGATCGAGCGGTCGGGATGACGACCTACTGCAACCTTGACCCCGCCAACCGGCGACTCGAAAGCGGTTCTACGTGGCTCGGCAAGGAGGCCCAGCGGACCGGCCTCAACACCGCGACGAAGCTCCTGCTCCTCACGCGAGCGTTCGAGGAGCTGGGGTGCTTGGCTGTTGAGTTCCGTGCCCACTGGCACAACCACCAGTCACGTCGAGCAATCGAGGGACTTGGGGCGAAGCAAGACGGGGTACTTCGGAAGCACACCGTGTTCGAGAACGGCACGATCCGGGACACGGTGGTGTACTCCATCACCGACGACGAGTGGCCCACCGTCAAGTTCGCACTCCACGAGCGCCTTGCCACCAGCGCCGCGTCTCAGTAG
- a CDS encoding SRPBCC domain-containing protein gives MSDDNLSLTVTSDASITAVWFALTEGRDSWWPELSLRPEVGAAVRETWTEDGREQYADGHVTEAAPPNTLGFVWQQAAWPTPLHVRFEIEQAGRGSLVTLSEDGFAQLTHGSDVRSAHQEGWAFHLTNLLAAASR, from the coding sequence ATGTCCGATGACAATCTGTCGCTCACAGTGACCTCAGATGCCTCGATCACAGCGGTCTGGTTCGCACTCACCGAAGGTCGCGACAGCTGGTGGCCGGAACTCTCACTGAGGCCGGAAGTCGGCGCCGCGGTGCGTGAGACGTGGACCGAGGACGGGCGGGAGCAGTACGCCGATGGTCACGTCACGGAAGCTGCCCCACCGAACACGCTCGGTTTCGTGTGGCAGCAGGCGGCTTGGCCTACGCCGCTGCACGTTCGATTCGAGATCGAGCAGGCCGGCCGAGGCAGTCTCGTAACCCTGAGCGAGGATGGCTTCGCGCAGCTGACTCACGGGTCGGACGTCCGATCGGCGCACCAGGAAGGCTGGGCGTTCCACCTCACGAACCTGCTGGCCGCAGCGTCTCGATAG
- a CDS encoding TetR/AcrR family transcriptional regulator — protein sequence MSRPRTFDEETVLRSVEQEFWDRGFAATSMSDIMAASGLGKGSLYAAFGDKEAIFDRVYELYCDDATAAVRAALGGPDESAFERLRSHLVRAATRRGSSGVERACLLAKTTAELAARRPSVAERSRRTFEDLAGILAACVAAGQRAGDVDPRLDPVRTGNSLLATLRGLEALGESGVDEQVLVDAADSAIEVLAARR from the coding sequence ATGAGCAGGCCGAGGACGTTCGACGAGGAGACGGTGCTGCGGAGCGTCGAGCAGGAGTTCTGGGACCGCGGGTTCGCCGCGACCAGCATGAGCGACATCATGGCCGCGAGCGGCCTCGGCAAGGGCAGCCTGTACGCGGCGTTCGGCGACAAGGAAGCGATCTTCGACCGGGTCTACGAGCTCTACTGCGACGATGCGACAGCCGCCGTGCGCGCGGCGCTCGGCGGACCGGACGAATCGGCGTTCGAGCGGCTGCGCAGCCACCTCGTCCGAGCTGCGACCCGACGGGGGTCGTCAGGAGTCGAGCGGGCCTGCCTGCTCGCCAAGACCACCGCCGAGCTGGCCGCGCGCCGACCGTCGGTCGCCGAGCGGTCTCGCCGGACCTTCGAGGACCTCGCCGGGATCCTCGCCGCCTGCGTCGCTGCCGGCCAGCGAGCCGGGGACGTCGATCCCCGACTCGATCCGGTGCGAACGGGCAACTCCCTGCTCGCGACGCTGCGAGGGCTCGAGGCGCTCGGTGAGTCGGGCGTCGACGAGCAGGTCCTCGTCGACGCGGCGGACAGCGCGATCGAGGTCCTCGCCGCTCGTCGGTGA
- a CDS encoding SDR family oxidoreductase, protein MAYDLSTQTILITGASSGIGHRFAVDLTARGAAVVLVARRRDRLEQLAADLRRDHGSTVEIMAADLTSPTAGLDLRAAVGERGMRITGLVNNAGFGTFGPFVDEEAERLEAEVALDVMAPVRLTSAFLPDLLAAERGLLINVASMAAYSPSPRMAVYGAAKAFVLSFTESLWAELRGTGITVFALSPGATSTEFNSVVGTEDATAGAAMRSAGDVVATALAHLDSRNPGPSVIDGRANRIAASTMRLLSRRRTVALMHRVTDPVRRHR, encoded by the coding sequence GTGGCCTACGACCTCTCGACCCAGACGATCCTGATCACCGGAGCGAGCTCCGGGATCGGTCATCGGTTCGCTGTCGACCTCACCGCCCGGGGCGCCGCTGTCGTCCTCGTTGCGCGGCGCCGCGACCGCCTGGAGCAGCTTGCCGCCGACCTCCGCCGTGACCACGGCAGCACCGTAGAAATCATGGCTGCTGATCTGACATCGCCGACGGCGGGTCTTGACCTGCGGGCCGCGGTCGGGGAGCGAGGGATGCGCATTACCGGCCTCGTCAACAACGCCGGCTTCGGCACGTTCGGCCCGTTCGTCGACGAGGAAGCAGAACGACTCGAGGCCGAGGTCGCCCTCGACGTGATGGCACCCGTTCGGCTCACCTCCGCGTTCCTGCCTGATCTACTTGCCGCTGAGCGCGGCTTGCTGATCAACGTCGCGAGCATGGCTGCGTACAGCCCGAGTCCGCGGATGGCCGTCTACGGTGCGGCGAAGGCGTTCGTGCTGAGCTTCACCGAATCCCTGTGGGCCGAGCTCCGTGGCACGGGTATCACTGTCTTCGCGTTGTCGCCCGGTGCCACGAGCACCGAGTTCAACAGCGTCGTCGGGACAGAGGACGCGACCGCCGGGGCGGCGATGCGATCCGCCGGGGACGTCGTAGCCACCGCACTGGCGCACCTCGACTCGCGAAACCCGGGACCGAGCGTGATCGACGGGAGGGCCAACCGCATCGCGGCCAGCACGATGCGGCTACTCAGTCGTCGTCGGACCGTCGCCCTCATGCATCGGGTGACCGACCCCGTGCGCCGCCATCGATAG
- a CDS encoding zinc-binding dehydrogenase, which produces MAEPVDVLLNLAPIEPDEFAAAVALVRDGGVVVSTTAFMATPDDASRGVRAATVFVRPDRDRLRQLVALVDDGSLTVEVTRRIPLAESRRCTPKGRLAGSPARSSCSPRCEL; this is translated from the coding sequence GTGGCCGAGCCCGTCGACGTGCTGCTCAACCTCGCGCCGATCGAGCCGGACGAGTTCGCGGCCGCGGTCGCCCTCGTCCGGGACGGCGGGGTCGTCGTCAGCACGACGGCGTTCATGGCCACCCCGGACGACGCCTCTCGTGGAGTCCGAGCGGCGACCGTCTTCGTCCGGCCTGACCGGGACCGCCTCCGGCAGCTCGTCGCCCTCGTCGACGACGGCTCGCTGACGGTCGAGGTCACGCGGCGGATCCCGCTCGCCGAGTCTCGGCGCTGCACGCCGAAGGGGCGGCTGGCCGGGTCGCCGGCAAGGTCATCGTGCTCCCCGCGATGTGAACTTTAA
- a CDS encoding recombinase family protein, with protein MNALLIGYARVSTYEQDLTAQRIALERLGVLPTNIHTDHGLTGTNRSRPGLREALASCRDGDTLVIAKLDRSARSLRDAKDIVDELTAKNVKLNIGGSVHDPNDPVGRLLFNVLAMVAEFESDLIRARTREGMQIAKAKGHLRGRQPKLSAAQQRHLLEVHEAGTHSVAELAELFGIGRATVYRCIDRQAHPDR; from the coding sequence ATGAATGCTCTCCTCATCGGGTACGCCCGCGTCTCAACCTACGAACAAGACCTCACCGCCCAGCGCATCGCGCTTGAACGGCTTGGAGTCCTTCCGACCAACATCCACACCGACCACGGCTTGACCGGCACAAATCGTTCACGACCCGGTCTCCGCGAAGCGCTCGCTTCCTGCCGTGACGGCGACACCCTGGTGATCGCGAAGCTGGATCGATCAGCCAGGAGCCTCCGCGATGCGAAGGACATCGTCGACGAGCTCACCGCGAAGAACGTCAAGCTCAACATCGGGGGCTCAGTCCACGATCCCAACGACCCCGTAGGCCGGCTGCTGTTCAACGTCCTCGCGATGGTGGCTGAGTTCGAATCAGACCTGATTCGAGCCCGGACGCGCGAGGGGATGCAGATCGCCAAGGCCAAGGGGCACCTGCGCGGCCGACAGCCCAAGCTCAGTGCCGCGCAGCAACGACATCTCCTTGAGGTGCACGAAGCCGGCACGCACTCGGTCGCCGAACTCGCCGAACTGTTCGGCATCGGACGAGCAACCGTCTACCGCTGCATCGACCGCCAAGCTCACCCCGACCGCTGA
- a CDS encoding GNAT family N-acetyltransferase codes for MRSIVTDRLILRPWEEGDADFLFDLESRWETVRYLGADPTPMRSKSEAVASIQRRRALDHPVHGVWAIALRDSNALAGNPLLKPAHLSAGASGERPVEIGWHLHPSAQSLGFATEAAAGALTDAASRGLASVLAVTDPRNSASHRVCRRLGFAEEGVTSRFYDSPQLVFSRVLSGDTPPTPASQTVR; via the coding sequence ATGCGCTCGATCGTCACGGACAGACTGATTCTTCGTCCCTGGGAGGAAGGCGACGCCGACTTTCTGTTCGACCTCGAATCACGCTGGGAGACCGTAAGGTACTTGGGCGCTGATCCCACGCCGATGCGGAGCAAGAGCGAGGCGGTCGCCTCGATCCAGCGACGGCGGGCACTCGATCACCCGGTGCACGGGGTCTGGGCGATCGCGCTCCGAGACTCGAACGCGCTTGCGGGCAACCCCTTACTGAAGCCTGCACACCTCTCGGCCGGAGCTTCTGGTGAACGTCCCGTCGAAATCGGCTGGCACCTGCATCCGAGCGCTCAGTCGCTCGGGTTCGCGACGGAGGCCGCAGCCGGCGCCCTCACTGACGCTGCCAGCCGTGGGCTTGCTTCCGTGCTCGCGGTCACCGACCCGAGGAACAGTGCCTCGCACCGGGTATGCCGTCGCCTTGGATTCGCCGAGGAAGGGGTAACGAGCCGTTTCTACGACAGCCCGCAGCTCGTCTTCTCTCGTGTTCTGTCGGGGGACACACCCCCAACTCCCGCAAGCCAGACCGTCCGGTAG
- a CDS encoding AAA family ATPase translates to MLIVIRGASGSGKSTLAAQLQQELGWPTAVLSQDHFRRTIFKERADAGHADGMEHAALLEVAAKHCLWAGHDVVLEGIFQSAGYATMLDRISSMSTDARFYAFDLTFEETLRRHAGRSLASEVSQDQMRAWFRGWDPLPFVTEQPILPGEDLAAVTQRILRGR, encoded by the coding sequence GTGCTCATCGTGATCCGCGGTGCCTCTGGCTCTGGCAAGTCGACCCTCGCGGCGCAGCTGCAACAGGAGCTGGGGTGGCCCACCGCGGTCCTCAGTCAAGACCACTTCCGGCGGACGATCTTCAAGGAGCGCGCGGACGCCGGTCACGCTGACGGCATGGAGCACGCCGCGCTCCTCGAAGTCGCAGCGAAACACTGCCTCTGGGCCGGCCATGACGTCGTTTTAGAAGGGATCTTCCAGTCCGCCGGCTACGCAACGATGCTGGATCGGATTTCGAGCATGTCGACCGATGCCCGCTTCTATGCCTTTGACCTCACATTCGAGGAGACCCTGCGGCGGCACGCGGGACGTTCGCTGGCGTCCGAGGTCAGCCAGGACCAAATGCGCGCTTGGTTCCGCGGATGGGACCCGCTCCCGTTCGTGACGGAGCAGCCGATCCTCCCGGGTGAAGACTTAGCCGCAGTGACTCAACGAATCCTCCGCGGCCGTTGA
- a CDS encoding helix-turn-helix domain-containing protein codes for MHRVVVLALPDVIAFDLTTPVEVLGRAVDAAGLPLYRLRVAGPDSTVPSGPLGIAVPYSLAETAAADTIIVPGRSDPSAPLDDEVLHALRDAARRGARIASICVGALDLAQTGLLDGLRATTHWRAVDLLATRHPEVEVVPEALYVDNGQLLCSAGASAGIDLCLHLVDRDFGAGVAADTARTAVVPLTREAGQAQFIKDDRVGSTSLTSVLEWIEANAAEPITVADIAAIAAVSARTLNRRFIDELRLPPSRWLIRARVRIAQQLLETTDLSVDQIAARSGLGSPANLRARFADVVGTSPARYRAALTVAGRASVSG; via the coding sequence ATGCACCGAGTGGTCGTCCTGGCGCTCCCCGACGTGATCGCTTTCGACCTCACCACTCCAGTGGAGGTCCTCGGGCGCGCGGTAGATGCCGCTGGGCTGCCGCTCTACCGCCTGCGCGTCGCCGGACCGGACTCGACCGTCCCATCGGGCCCGCTGGGCATCGCGGTCCCCTACTCCCTCGCGGAGACCGCAGCCGCTGACACGATCATCGTCCCGGGGCGGAGCGACCCGAGCGCCCCCCTCGACGATGAGGTCCTCCATGCTCTCCGGGACGCCGCGCGACGAGGTGCCCGTATCGCGTCGATCTGCGTTGGAGCCCTCGATCTGGCGCAGACCGGGCTGCTCGACGGCCTGCGGGCGACGACGCACTGGCGGGCGGTTGACTTGCTCGCGACCCGGCACCCCGAGGTCGAAGTCGTACCGGAGGCGCTCTACGTCGACAACGGACAGCTCCTCTGCTCGGCGGGAGCATCCGCAGGTATCGACCTCTGTCTGCACCTCGTCGACCGCGACTTCGGGGCTGGGGTCGCGGCGGACACCGCCCGGACTGCGGTGGTGCCCCTCACCAGAGAGGCTGGACAGGCCCAGTTCATCAAGGACGACAGAGTCGGGAGCACGAGCCTGACCTCGGTCCTCGAGTGGATCGAAGCGAATGCGGCCGAGCCAATCACCGTCGCGGACATCGCCGCCATAGCCGCCGTGAGTGCCAGGACCCTCAACAGGCGATTCATCGACGAGCTACGGCTTCCCCCGTCCCGATGGCTGATCAGGGCGAGAGTGCGCATCGCTCAACAGCTTCTCGAGACTACCGATCTCTCGGTCGACCAGATCGCCGCGCGATCCGGTCTGGGCTCGCCGGCGAATCTCCGCGCACGGTTCGCAGACGTAGTCGGCACGAGCCCTGCCCGTTACCGCGCGGCCCTGACCGTCGCGGGGCGGGCCTCCGTGTCCGGATGA
- a CDS encoding DJ-1/PfpI family protein — protein sequence MIAQIVLYEGFDPLDVIAPFEVLNAGSDALGGIIDVRLVGLDAPGPVTSGTGGLQLKAKHVLMPEAPGVVIVPGASGPVHGDPDTERIIPVILAGLAETALPSLMRRAFAAPDTIVATVCGGGLALAMAGLLEGRTAVTHTMGNDVLEATGTTVVRARVVDDGDLVTAGGVTSGLDLALYLLERMHGPRIAHAVEELFEYERRGTVWSARGPVPLPA from the coding sequence GTGATCGCCCAGATCGTCCTCTACGAGGGCTTCGATCCCCTCGACGTCATCGCACCATTCGAAGTACTCAACGCCGGTTCGGATGCGCTCGGAGGGATCATCGACGTCCGTCTCGTCGGGCTTGATGCACCAGGTCCGGTCACGAGCGGAACCGGCGGACTGCAACTGAAGGCGAAGCACGTCCTTATGCCCGAGGCTCCCGGTGTTGTAATCGTCCCCGGGGCCTCCGGCCCGGTGCACGGCGATCCCGACACGGAACGCATCATCCCCGTGATCCTCGCCGGCTTGGCCGAGACAGCCCTGCCGAGCCTGATGCGACGGGCGTTCGCGGCACCGGACACAATCGTCGCGACGGTCTGCGGCGGTGGGCTCGCTCTCGCGATGGCCGGCCTCCTAGAAGGGCGGACCGCCGTGACGCACACGATGGGCAATGACGTCCTCGAGGCCACGGGGACGACTGTGGTTCGCGCCCGGGTCGTCGACGACGGGGACCTCGTCACTGCCGGCGGTGTGACGTCTGGCCTCGACCTCGCTCTGTACCTGCTCGAACGTATGCACGGGCCACGTATCGCCCACGCCGTCGAGGAACTCTTCGAGTACGAGCGTCGCGGAACCGTGTGGTCAGCACGTGGCCCTGTTCCGCTTCCCGCCTGA